One window from the genome of Paramisgurnus dabryanus chromosome 20, PD_genome_1.1, whole genome shotgun sequence encodes:
- the hs3st1l1 gene encoding heparan sulfate (glucosamine) 3-O-sulfotransferase 1-like1, with protein sequence MATFLNSVLLLVLQAYAAPPEYIQVWPGGTTPSLEEPWNETVTPSLVPPPGTRKHTPHSIIIGVRKGGTRALLEMLDIHPEVAAAATEVHFFDWDENYAKGFEWYRDQMPYSYPHQITVEKTPGYFTSPVAPARIHAMNSSIKLLLILRDPTERVISDYTQVYFNRLENHKPVQAIERMLVKNGALNTRYKAIQRSLYDVHMRNWLQHFPLEQIHIVDGDTLIRDPLPELQRVERFLDLPPRIEASNFYFNQTKGFYCIRSDGHERCLHESKGRPHPPVNSTVLRQLRSYLRQHNQNFYRLIGRDFNWH encoded by the coding sequence ATGGCCACCTTTCTAAACTCTGTGCTTCTCCTGGTGCTCCAGGCTTACGCCGCCCCACCAGAGTACATCCAGGTGTGGCCGGGCGGGACTACGCCAAGCCTGGAAGAGCCGTGGAACGAAACGGTCACTCCTTCTCTGGTGCCCCCACCGGGAACCAGAAAGCACACTCCTCACAGCATCATCATCGGCGTCCGAAAAGGTGGCACTCGGGCTCTGCTGGAGATGCTTGATATTCATCCAGAAGTGGCAGCGGCCGCCACTGAGGTTCACTTCTTTGACTGGGACGAGAACTATGCGAAAGGCTTCGAGTGGTACCGGGACCAGATGCCCTATTCGTACCCGCATCAGATCACTGTGGAAAAGACGCCGGGGTACTTCACGTCTCCCGTGGCTCCCGCACGAATACACGCCATGAACTCGTCCATCAAACTACTGCTGATCTTGAGAGATCCGACGGAGAGGGTCATCTCGGACTACACGCAGGTTTACTTCAATCGCCTGGAGAACCACAAACCCGTGCAGGCCATCGAGCGCATGCTGGTGAAGAACGGCGCATTAAACACTCGCTACAAAGCGATCCAGCGCAGTTTGTATGATGTGCACATGAGAAACTGGCTCCAACACTTTCCCCTGGAGCAGATACACATAGTCGATGGAGACACGCTGATCCGTGACCCCCTGCCTGAGCTCCAGAGGGTCGAACGTTTCCTGGATCTGCCACCTCGGATCGAGGCCTCCAACTTCTACTTTAACCAGACCAAAGGCTTTTACTGCATCCGCAGTGATGGCCACGAGAGATGCCTGCATGAGTCTAAAGGACGTCCTCACCCTCCCGTCAACAGCACCGTGCTGCGACAGCTGCGCTCTTACTTGCGCCAACATAATCAAAACTTTTACCGACTTATAGGACGTGACTTTAACTGGCACTAG